From one Mycobacterium colombiense CECT 3035 genomic stretch:
- a CDS encoding DUF4436 domain-containing protein, which produces MTHQAPPSPPPPAPPEQPPAAPAPAAASGRRKRRRVIAIAAVAGFVAVYVLSLFGVHLLAQTAGPLKPPDLNATSDTVVLVRLEKLDTVANRLTVKVLVIPEESMFDKRLDVLKTDTAVRMDPPNDLGDLQYPAGKSPAQVATTIEARGNPNNWPFDSYSTDTLSADVLVGQGDARRYIPARVEVTGGLDGWDVGVQRVGEASQDSDRADNVIITLHRAKGPLIFDLGICLVLFALPALAFAVVIQVALGRRKFVPPFVTWFAALLFAVIPIRNFLPGAPPPGAWIDQVLVLWVLIALVAAMALYMLTWYRQSD; this is translated from the coding sequence ATGACCCATCAAGCGCCACCCTCACCACCGCCTCCCGCGCCGCCGGAGCAACCACCCGCGGCGCCCGCGCCGGCGGCCGCGTCCGGCCGGCGCAAACGGCGCAGGGTCATCGCCATTGCCGCCGTCGCGGGCTTCGTCGCCGTGTACGTCCTGTCGCTGTTCGGCGTGCATCTGTTGGCCCAGACCGCGGGTCCGCTCAAGCCGCCGGACCTCAACGCGACCAGCGACACCGTCGTGCTGGTGCGCCTCGAGAAGCTGGACACGGTCGCCAACCGCCTCACGGTCAAGGTGCTGGTGATCCCGGAGGAGTCGATGTTCGACAAGCGCCTCGACGTGCTCAAGACCGACACCGCGGTGCGGATGGACCCGCCGAACGACCTGGGGGACTTGCAGTACCCGGCCGGTAAGTCGCCGGCACAAGTCGCGACGACCATCGAGGCGCGCGGCAACCCGAACAACTGGCCGTTCGACTCCTACAGCACCGACACCCTCTCCGCCGACGTGCTCGTCGGCCAGGGCGATGCTCGTCGCTACATACCCGCGCGGGTGGAGGTGACCGGCGGGCTGGACGGCTGGGACGTCGGCGTCCAGCGGGTCGGCGAAGCCAGCCAGGACTCGGACCGCGCCGACAACGTCATCATCACCCTGCACCGGGCCAAGGGACCGCTGATCTTCGACCTCGGCATCTGCCTGGTGCTCTTCGCGCTGCCCGCCCTGGCTTTTGCCGTGGTGATTCAAGTCGCCCTGGGGCGAAGGAAATTCGTGCCGCCCTTCGTGACGTGGTTCGCCGCCCTGCTGTTCGCCGTCATCCCCATCCGCAACTTCCTTCCGGGCGCGCCACCGCCAGGCGCGTGGATCGACCAGGTCCTGGTGCTCTGGGTGCTGATCGCACTCGTCGCGGCGATGGCTCTGTACATGCTCACCTGGTACCGGCAATCGGACTAG
- a CDS encoding formylglycine-generating enzyme family protein produces MRSELVDLPGGSFRMGSTSFYPEEAPIHTVTVGPIAVERHPVTNAQFAEFVDATGYVTVAEQPIDPALYPGANADDLCPGAMVFRPTPGPVDLRDWRQWWRWAPGASWRHPFGPDSDVADRGDHPVVQVAYPDAAAYARWAGRRLPTEAEWEYAARAGSTTTYPWGDEATSGGRLMANTWQGSFPYRNDGALGWVGTSPVGTFAPNAFGLLDMIGNVWEWTATEFTAHHRLEAPPKSCCTPSGPADPSVNQTLKGGSHLCAPEYCHRYRPPARSPQSQDSATTHIGFRCVADLPQG; encoded by the coding sequence GTGCGCAGCGAGCTGGTCGACCTTCCGGGCGGGTCATTCCGCATGGGATCGACCAGCTTCTACCCCGAAGAGGCGCCGATCCACACCGTGACGGTGGGTCCGATCGCGGTGGAACGGCACCCGGTGACCAACGCGCAGTTCGCCGAATTCGTCGACGCCACCGGATATGTCACGGTGGCCGAGCAGCCGATCGACCCGGCGCTGTACCCGGGGGCGAACGCCGACGATTTGTGCCCGGGCGCAATGGTTTTCCGTCCGACCCCGGGGCCGGTCGACCTGCGTGACTGGCGGCAGTGGTGGCGCTGGGCGCCGGGGGCCAGCTGGCGTCATCCGTTCGGTCCCGACAGCGATGTCGCGGACCGCGGCGATCATCCGGTGGTGCAGGTGGCGTATCCGGACGCGGCCGCCTACGCGCGCTGGGCCGGGCGGCGGCTGCCGACCGAGGCCGAGTGGGAGTATGCGGCCAGGGCCGGATCCACCACGACCTACCCGTGGGGCGACGAGGCCACCAGTGGCGGGCGGTTGATGGCCAACACCTGGCAGGGCAGCTTCCCGTACCGCAATGACGGCGCGCTCGGCTGGGTGGGAACCTCACCCGTCGGCACGTTCGCGCCCAACGCTTTTGGGCTGCTCGACATGATCGGCAACGTGTGGGAGTGGACGGCCACCGAGTTCACCGCGCACCACCGGCTCGAGGCGCCGCCCAAATCCTGCTGCACGCCGTCCGGTCCGGCCGACCCGTCCGTCAACCAGACCTTGAAGGGCGGCAGCCACCTGTGCGCGCCGGAGTATTGCCACCGCTACCGTCCGCCGGCCCGGTCGCCGCAGTCGCAGGACTCCGCGACCACGCACATCGGGTTTCGCTGCGTGGCGGACTTGCCGCAGGGATAG
- a CDS encoding DUF4436 domain-containing protein has product MTTEAPSPVAPAPAPPARKKREAPRIAIGVCILAAVIVVYVLSLFGVHFLQRSEGPLPPLDLSQGGGDATIVQLRLEELKPVANRLSVEVLAYPGIAQYDNRFDVLANDVAVRLYPTSDLGDLQYPKGKAPAQLSTTIEAHGDPGNWPFDSYQTEPIAADAFVGTGDNRKKVPARVEVTGALDGWQISVNRVHDPSALPTSRASDNGNVVITLKRAKGPLIFDLGICLVLISLPTLALLVAIPMALGRRKFLPPFATWYAANLFAIVPLRNILPGAPPPGSWIDQAIVQWVLIALVAAMSLYIVAWIRQGD; this is encoded by the coding sequence ATGACCACCGAGGCTCCGAGCCCGGTCGCGCCGGCCCCGGCTCCGCCCGCGAGGAAGAAGCGCGAGGCGCCGCGGATCGCGATCGGCGTGTGCATTCTCGCGGCGGTCATCGTCGTCTACGTGCTGTCGCTCTTCGGTGTGCATTTCCTGCAGCGGTCGGAAGGGCCGCTGCCCCCGCTGGACCTGAGCCAGGGCGGCGGCGACGCCACGATCGTGCAGCTGCGCCTCGAAGAGCTGAAGCCGGTCGCCAACCGCCTGTCGGTCGAGGTGCTCGCCTATCCCGGGATTGCCCAGTACGACAACCGTTTTGACGTGCTGGCCAACGACGTCGCGGTACGCCTATATCCCACAAGCGATCTGGGCGATCTGCAATACCCGAAGGGCAAGGCACCCGCGCAGCTCAGCACCACCATCGAGGCGCACGGCGACCCCGGCAACTGGCCGTTCGACTCCTACCAGACCGAGCCGATCGCGGCCGACGCCTTCGTCGGGACCGGCGACAACCGCAAGAAGGTGCCCGCCCGCGTCGAAGTGACCGGCGCGCTGGACGGCTGGCAGATCAGCGTCAACCGGGTGCACGACCCGAGCGCGCTGCCCACCTCGCGCGCGAGCGACAACGGCAACGTGGTGATCACGCTGAAGCGGGCCAAGGGGCCGCTGATCTTCGACCTCGGGATCTGCCTGGTGCTGATCAGCCTGCCCACCCTGGCCCTGCTGGTCGCCATCCCGATGGCGCTGGGCAGAAGGAAGTTCCTGCCGCCGTTCGCCACCTGGTACGCCGCGAACCTGTTCGCGATCGTCCCGCTGCGCAACATCCTTCCGGGGGCGCCGCCGCCCGGTTCGTGGATCGACCAGGCGATCGTGCAGTGGGTGCTCATCGCGCTGGTCGCGGCCATGAGCCTGTACATCGTGGCCTGGATCCGGCAGGGCGACTGA
- the rplN gene encoding 50S ribosomal protein L14 — MIQQESRLKVADNTGAKEILCIRVLGGSSRRYAGIGDVIVATVKDAIPGGNVKRGDVVKAVVVRTVKERRRPDGSYIKFDENAAVIIKPDNDPRGTRIFGPVGRELREKRFMKIISLAPEVL; from the coding sequence GTGATTCAGCAGGAATCGCGACTGAAGGTCGCCGACAACACCGGCGCCAAGGAGATCTTGTGCATCCGTGTGCTCGGCGGTTCGTCGCGACGCTACGCCGGCATCGGTGATGTCATCGTCGCCACCGTCAAGGACGCCATCCCCGGCGGCAACGTGAAGCGCGGGGACGTCGTCAAGGCCGTCGTGGTGCGCACGGTCAAGGAGCGCCGCCGCCCCGACGGCAGCTACATCAAGTTCGATGAGAACGCCGCGGTGATCATCAAACCCGACAACGACCCGCGCGGGACGCGCATCTTCGGGCCGGTGGGCCGCGAACTGCGCGAGAAGCGGTTCATGAAGATCATCTCGCTGGCCCCGGAGGTTTTGTAA
- the rplX gene encoding 50S ribosomal protein L24, translated as MKVKKDDTVLVIAGKDKGAKGKVLKVYPDRERVLVEGVNAIKKHTAVSTNQRGAQSGGIVTQEAPIHISNVMVVDSDGKPTRVGYRVDEETGKRVRISKRNGKDI; from the coding sequence ATGAAGGTCAAGAAGGACGACACCGTCCTGGTGATCGCCGGTAAGGACAAGGGCGCCAAAGGCAAGGTGCTGAAGGTCTACCCGGACCGCGAACGCGTGCTCGTCGAGGGCGTCAACGCGATCAAGAAGCACACCGCGGTTTCGACCAACCAGCGCGGCGCGCAGTCGGGCGGGATCGTCACCCAGGAAGCGCCGATCCACATCTCCAACGTGATGGTCGTCGACTCGGACGGCAAGCCCACCCGGGTCGGTTACCGGGTCGACGAGGAGACCGGCAAGCGCGTTCGTATCTCCAAGCGCAACGGCAAGGACATCTGA
- the rplE gene encoding 50S ribosomal protein L5 — MSTAEKVQPRLKERYRSEIRDSLQQQFGYANVMQIPTVTKVVVNMGVGDAARDAKLINGAVSDLALITGQRPEIRRARKSIAQFKLREGMPIGARVTLRGDRMWEFLDRLTSIALPRIRDFRGLSPKQFDGVGNYTFGLAEQSVFHEIDVDKIDRVRGMDINVVTSATNDDEGRALLRALGFPFKEN, encoded by the coding sequence ATGAGCACTGCAGAAAAGGTTCAGCCGCGCCTGAAAGAGCGCTACCGCAGCGAGATTCGCGATTCGCTGCAGCAGCAGTTCGGCTACGCCAACGTCATGCAGATCCCGACGGTGACCAAGGTCGTCGTCAACATGGGTGTCGGCGACGCGGCGCGGGACGCGAAACTGATCAACGGCGCGGTCAGCGACCTGGCCCTGATCACCGGGCAGCGCCCCGAGATCCGTCGCGCGCGCAAGTCCATCGCGCAGTTCAAACTGCGTGAGGGCATGCCGATCGGTGCGCGGGTCACCCTGCGCGGCGACCGGATGTGGGAGTTCCTGGACCGCCTCACCTCGATCGCGCTGCCCCGTATCCGCGACTTCCGCGGGCTTTCGCCCAAGCAGTTCGACGGTGTCGGCAACTACACCTTCGGGCTCGCCGAGCAGTCGGTGTTCCACGAGATCGACGTGGACAAGATCGACCGGGTCCGCGGCATGGACATCAACGTCGTCACCTCGGCGACGAATGACGACGAAGGACGAGCGCTGTTGCGGGCCCTCGGCTTTCCGTTCAAGGAGAACTGA
- a CDS encoding type Z 30S ribosomal protein S14 yields the protein MAKKALVNKAARKPKFAVRGYTRCNRCGRPRAVFRKFGLCRICLREMAHAGELPGVQKSSW from the coding sequence ATGGCAAAGAAGGCACTGGTCAACAAGGCCGCACGCAAGCCGAAGTTCGCGGTGCGCGGCTACACCCGTTGCAACAGGTGCGGCCGCCCGCGCGCGGTCTTCCGCAAATTCGGCCTGTGCCGGATCTGCCTGCGCGAGATGGCGCACGCGGGCGAACTGCCCGGCGTGCAGAAGAGCAGCTGGTAA
- the rpsH gene encoding 30S ribosomal protein S8 translates to MTMTDPIADFLTRLRNANSAYHDEVTLPHSKLKANIAQILKSEGYITDYRTEDARVGKSLIVQLKYGPSRERSIAGLRRVSKPGLRVYAKSTNLPRVLGGLGVAIISTSSGLLTDRQAARQGVGGEVLAYVW, encoded by the coding sequence ATGACAATGACGGACCCGATCGCAGACTTCTTGACGCGTCTGCGTAACGCCAATTCGGCGTATCACGACGAGGTGACGTTGCCGCACTCGAAGCTGAAGGCAAACATCGCCCAGATCCTCAAGAGCGAGGGCTACATCACCGACTACCGGACCGAAGACGCTCGGGTCGGCAAGTCGCTGATCGTCCAGCTCAAGTACGGGCCGAGCCGGGAGCGAAGCATCGCCGGCCTGCGCCGCGTGTCCAAGCCCGGTCTGCGGGTGTACGCGAAATCCACCAATCTGCCACGCGTGCTCGGCGGCCTGGGTGTGGCGATCATCTCCACGTCCTCGGGTCTGTTGACCGACCGCCAGGCAGCCCGACAGGGCGTGGGCGGCGAAGTCCTCGCGTACGTCTGGTAA
- the rplF gene encoding 50S ribosomal protein L6, whose translation MSRIGKQPVPVPSGVDVTIDGQKVSVKGPKGALDLTVAEPITVSRNDDGAIVVARPNDERRNRSLHGLSRTLVSNLVTGVTQGYTTKMEIFGVGYRVQLKGSNLEFALGYSHPVVIEAPDGITFAVQSPTKFSITGIDKQKVGQISANIRRLRRPDPYKGKGVRYEGEQIRRKVGKTGK comes from the coding sequence ATGTCTCGCATTGGTAAGCAGCCGGTTCCGGTCCCGTCCGGAGTCGACGTGACGATCGATGGTCAGAAGGTGTCGGTGAAGGGGCCTAAGGGCGCCCTGGACCTGACGGTGGCCGAGCCGATCACCGTGTCGCGCAACGACGATGGCGCGATCGTGGTCGCGCGTCCGAACGACGAACGGCGCAACCGCTCGTTGCACGGACTCTCGCGCACCCTGGTGTCCAACCTGGTCACCGGCGTGACGCAGGGGTACACCACCAAGATGGAGATCTTCGGCGTCGGCTACCGGGTGCAGCTCAAGGGCTCCAACCTCGAGTTCGCGCTGGGCTACAGCCACCCCGTGGTGATCGAGGCTCCGGACGGCATCACGTTCGCCGTCCAGTCGCCGACGAAGTTTTCCATCACCGGGATCGACAAGCAGAAGGTCGGCCAGATCTCGGCGAACATCCGCCGTCTGCGCCGCCCCGACCCGTACAAGGGCAAGGGCGTGCGCTACGAGGGTGAGCAGATCCGCCGCAAGGTCGGAAAGACAGGTAAGTAA
- the rplR gene encoding 50S ribosomal protein L18, which produces MGQSVSATRRVSRLRRHARLRKKIAGTPQRPRLVINRSARHIHVQLVNDENGTTVAAASSIEDDVRSLQGDKKARSVRVGQLIAERAKAAGIDSVVFDRGGYTYGGRIAALADAARENGLQF; this is translated from the coding sequence GTGGGGCAGAGCGTTTCCGCGACTCGGCGCGTCTCTCGGCTGCGCAGGCACGCGCGTCTGCGCAAGAAGATCGCCGGCACCCCGCAGCGTCCGCGGCTGGTGATCAACCGGTCCGCGCGACACATTCACGTGCAACTGGTCAACGACGAGAACGGCACCACGGTGGCCGCCGCGTCGTCGATCGAGGACGACGTGCGCAGCCTGCAGGGCGACAAGAAAGCCCGCAGCGTGCGGGTGGGCCAGCTGATCGCCGAGCGCGCCAAGGCCGCCGGCATCGACAGCGTGGTCTTCGACCGTGGCGGCTACACCTACGGCGGACGGATCGCGGCGCTGGCCGATGCCGCACGCGAGAACGGATTGCAATTCTGA
- the rpsE gene encoding 30S ribosomal protein S5 has product MAEQPTGGQGAGDSRDSRGDRDSRGRRGDGGRGGRDRDGDKSNYLERVVAINRVSKVVKGGRRFSFTALVIVGDGNGMVGVGYGKAKEVPAAIAKGVEEARKGFFRVPLIRGTITHPVQGEAAAGVVLLRPASPGTGVIAGGAARAVLECAGVHDILAKSLGSDNAINVVHATVAALKLLQRPEEVAARRGLPIEDVAPAGMLKARRESEAMASAAAREAQTSGAQP; this is encoded by the coding sequence ATGGCGGAGCAGCCGACCGGCGGACAAGGCGCCGGCGACAGCCGTGACTCGCGCGGTGACCGCGACAGCCGCGGTCGTCGGGGCGACGGCGGTCGTGGTGGCCGCGACCGCGACGGCGACAAGAGCAACTACCTGGAGCGGGTTGTCGCGATCAACCGTGTCTCCAAGGTGGTCAAGGGTGGTCGGCGATTCAGCTTCACCGCGCTGGTGATCGTCGGCGACGGCAACGGCATGGTCGGTGTCGGCTACGGCAAGGCCAAGGAAGTTCCCGCGGCCATCGCCAAGGGCGTCGAGGAGGCCCGCAAGGGCTTCTTCCGGGTTCCGCTGATCCGCGGGACCATCACGCACCCGGTGCAGGGTGAGGCGGCCGCCGGCGTGGTGCTGCTGCGCCCGGCCAGCCCCGGTACCGGTGTGATCGCCGGTGGCGCCGCCCGTGCGGTGCTGGAATGCGCCGGCGTGCACGACATCCTGGCCAAGTCGCTGGGTAGCGACAACGCGATCAACGTGGTGCACGCGACCGTCGCCGCGCTCAAGCTGCTGCAGCGCCCCGAGGAGGTGGCCGCTCGCCGCGGCCTGCCCATCGAGGACGTTGCGCCGGCCGGAATGCTCAAGGCGCGCCGCGAAAGTGAAGCGATGGCCAGTGCGGCGGCCCGCGAGGCCCAGACCTCGGGGGCGCAGCCATGA
- the rpmD gene encoding 50S ribosomal protein L30 has protein sequence MSSQLKITQVRSTIGARWKQRESLRTLGLRKIRQSVVREDNAQTRGLIAVVSHLVEVEPAEATATGTGGSKK, from the coding sequence ATGAGCAGTCAACTGAAGATCACCCAGGTGCGTAGCACCATCGGGGCCCGCTGGAAGCAGCGCGAGTCCCTGCGCACCCTGGGCCTGCGAAAGATTCGCCAGTCAGTGGTCCGCGAGGACAACGCGCAGACCCGTGGCCTGATCGCGGTGGTCAGCCACCTCGTCGAGGTGGAGCCGGCCGAGGCGACGGCCACGGGCACCGGAGGTAGCAAGAAATGA
- the rplO gene encoding 50S ribosomal protein L15: MTIKLHDLKPARGSKTARTRVGRGEGSKGKTAGRGTKGTKARKNVPTTFEGGQMPIHMRLPKLKGFRNRFRTEYEIVNVGDLNRLFPQGGSIGVDELVAKGAVRRNSLVKVLGDGKLTVKVEVTAHKFSGSAREKITAAGGSATELS, encoded by the coding sequence ATGACGATCAAGCTGCACGACCTCAAGCCGGCGCGCGGGTCGAAGACGGCTCGCACGCGGGTCGGCCGCGGTGAGGGCTCCAAGGGTAAGACCGCCGGTCGCGGCACCAAGGGCACCAAGGCCCGCAAGAACGTGCCGACCACCTTCGAGGGTGGCCAGATGCCGATCCACATGCGGCTGCCCAAGCTCAAGGGCTTCCGCAACCGGTTCCGCACCGAGTACGAGATCGTCAACGTCGGCGACCTCAATCGGCTTTTCCCGCAGGGCGGTTCGATCGGCGTGGACGAGCTGGTGGCCAAGGGCGCGGTTCGCCGCAACTCGCTGGTCAAGGTCCTCGGCGACGGCAAGCTGACGGTCAAGGTCGAGGTGACCGCGCACAAGTTCAGCGGCAGCGCGCGCGAGAAGATCACCGCCGCGGGCGGCTCGGCCACCGAGCTGTCCTAG
- a CDS encoding LLM class flavin-dependent oxidoreductase — MRFSIAIPQFDYDGFDGAGLRAFLARAEDLGFEGGWLLEQIIGPAPLLAPLELLAYCAACTERLRLGVAVLVTSLHDPLQLASAATAVDRLSHGRLDIGVAPGGGRRQFAAFGVDKETFISYFTEGLELMKAAWSDEPRVTFHGRFRDVDDLPIQPKPVQRPHPPIWFGGLAPKALARAVRHGDSFLGAGSSTTEAFAGAVTVVRRELDEQQKDPANFTIGKRVYLMVDDDPARARERVLAGLDRIYGKMPGVQDVPVSGTPDDVVRGLREVIDAGAQMVLLNPVGVDPAENHEQMERLAAEVIPQLS; from the coding sequence GTGAGGTTTTCCATCGCGATCCCGCAGTTCGATTACGACGGATTCGACGGAGCCGGGTTGCGCGCGTTTCTCGCGCGTGCAGAAGACCTAGGGTTCGAGGGCGGCTGGCTGCTCGAGCAGATCATCGGGCCCGCACCGCTGCTGGCGCCGCTGGAGCTGCTGGCGTACTGCGCGGCGTGCACCGAGCGGCTGCGCCTGGGTGTCGCGGTCCTGGTGACGTCGTTGCACGACCCCCTGCAGTTGGCCTCGGCCGCCACCGCCGTCGACCGGCTCAGCCACGGCCGGCTGGACATCGGCGTCGCGCCGGGCGGCGGCAGGCGGCAGTTCGCGGCGTTCGGTGTGGACAAGGAGACCTTCATCTCGTATTTCACCGAGGGCCTGGAGCTGATGAAGGCGGCGTGGTCCGACGAGCCGAGGGTGACGTTTCACGGCCGGTTCCGTGACGTCGACGACTTGCCGATCCAACCCAAGCCGGTGCAGCGGCCGCATCCGCCGATCTGGTTCGGGGGCTTGGCGCCCAAGGCGCTGGCCCGCGCGGTGCGGCACGGCGACTCGTTTCTGGGCGCCGGTTCGTCGACCACCGAGGCGTTCGCCGGGGCCGTCACCGTGGTGCGCCGCGAGCTCGACGAGCAACAGAAGGACCCCGCGAACTTCACCATCGGCAAACGGGTCTACCTGATGGTCGACGACGACCCCGCCAGGGCCCGGGAGCGGGTGCTCGCCGGGCTGGACCGCATCTACGGGAAGATGCCCGGCGTGCAGGACGTACCGGTGTCGGGCACACCCGACGACGTGGTGCGCGGGTTGCGCGAGGTGATCGACGCCGGGGCGCAGATGGTGCTACTGAACCCCGTCGGCGTCGACCCGGCAGAGAACCACGAGCAGATGGAACGCCTTGCCGCGGAAGTGATTCCGCAGCTGAGCTAG
- the sppA gene encoding signal peptide peptidase SppA has translation MFAFLPSIPGVGEVRALAGRVDTARHHGVPNGCVLELDLRSMPPETSGFDPLAIITGGSRPVALRDMVAAIHRAAEDSRVAGLIARVQLGASPSAAVQELREAIVEFTAAKPSLAWAETYPGTLSYYLASAFGEVWMQPAGSLGLIGFASNATFLRDAFDKAGIEAQFVARGEYKSAVNRFTEHGFTEAHREAVTRMLESLQEQVWEAVARSRKLDTGVLDALADRAPLLREEAVSSGLVDRIGFRDEAYDRIAELVGVQDVSEENAPPRLYLSRYAGAARSRLSPPAPPVPGRRPKPKVAVVNIDGTIVDGRGGPQFLPFGASTVGSDTIAPALREAAADESVSAIVLRVNSPGGSVTASETLWREVKRARKLGKPVVASMGAVAASGGYYIAVAADAIVASPATITGSIGVITGKLVIRDLLERLGVGLDSVRTNANADSWSIEAPFTPEQRAHREAEADLVYADFLERVADGRNLTTEAVDRVARGRVWTGADARERGLVDELGGFRTALRRAKILAGLDEDTDVRLVTYPGGSLLDMLRPRASSQPAAASVPDALAALLGRTIGGVLDSVERSYTGASALWPGPWRL, from the coding sequence ATGTTCGCTTTCCTGCCCTCGATCCCCGGGGTCGGCGAGGTCCGAGCCCTCGCCGGCCGGGTCGACACCGCCCGCCATCACGGCGTGCCCAACGGGTGCGTGCTCGAATTGGACCTGCGCTCGATGCCGCCGGAGACGTCGGGCTTCGATCCGCTGGCGATCATCACCGGGGGCAGCCGGCCGGTCGCGCTGCGCGACATGGTCGCCGCCATCCACCGGGCGGCTGAGGACTCGCGGGTGGCCGGGCTGATCGCCCGGGTTCAACTCGGCGCGTCGCCGTCGGCCGCGGTGCAGGAGCTGCGCGAGGCCATCGTCGAGTTCACCGCCGCCAAGCCCTCACTGGCCTGGGCCGAGACCTACCCGGGCACGCTGTCGTACTACCTGGCATCGGCGTTCGGTGAGGTCTGGATGCAGCCGGCCGGAAGCCTCGGGCTGATCGGCTTCGCCAGCAATGCCACCTTCCTGCGAGACGCGTTCGACAAGGCCGGCATCGAAGCCCAATTCGTCGCGCGCGGCGAATACAAGTCGGCCGTAAACCGTTTCACCGAGCACGGCTTCACCGAGGCCCACCGCGAGGCCGTCACCCGGATGCTGGAAAGCTTGCAGGAGCAGGTGTGGGAAGCGGTGGCACGCTCGCGCAAGCTCGACACCGGCGTGCTCGACGCGCTGGCCGACCGCGCCCCGCTGTTGCGTGAGGAGGCCGTGTCGTCGGGACTGGTCGACCGGATCGGATTCCGGGATGAAGCCTATGACCGCATCGCGGAACTGGTTGGCGTGCAAGACGTTTCCGAGGAGAATGCGCCACCGCGGTTGTACCTGTCGCGTTATGCCGGCGCGGCCCGGTCCCGGCTGTCCCCGCCGGCGCCCCCGGTTCCCGGGCGCCGGCCCAAGCCAAAGGTGGCCGTCGTCAACATCGACGGCACCATCGTGGACGGGCGCGGGGGACCGCAGTTCCTGCCGTTCGGCGCCTCCACCGTCGGCAGCGACACCATCGCCCCGGCGTTGCGGGAGGCCGCCGCCGACGAATCGGTGTCCGCGATCGTGCTGCGGGTGAACAGCCCGGGGGGCTCGGTGACCGCATCGGAAACCCTTTGGCGCGAAGTGAAAAGGGCTCGAAAGCTCGGCAAGCCGGTGGTGGCGTCGATGGGCGCGGTCGCCGCCTCGGGCGGCTACTACATCGCGGTGGCGGCCGACGCGATCGTCGCCAGCCCGGCGACGATCACCGGTTCGATCGGCGTGATCACCGGCAAGCTGGTGATTCGCGATCTGCTGGAGCGCCTCGGCGTCGGGCTGGATAGCGTGCGCACCAACGCCAATGCCGATTCCTGGTCGATCGAGGCGCCGTTCACCCCGGAGCAGCGCGCCCACCGGGAGGCCGAGGCCGACCTGGTGTACGCCGACTTCCTGGAGCGGGTCGCCGACGGCCGCAACCTGACCACCGAGGCCGTCGATCGGGTCGCCCGGGGCCGGGTGTGGACCGGCGCCGACGCGCGCGAGCGGGGCCTGGTCGACGAACTGGGCGGCTTTCGCACCGCGCTGCGCCGCGCGAAAATCCTTGCGGGACTTGATGAAGACACCGACGTGCGCCTGGTGACCTACCCGGGTGGCTCGCTGCTGGACATGCTGCGGCCTCGGGCCTCCTCGCAACCGGCCGCCGCGTCGGTGCCCGACGCGCTGGCCGCACTGCTGGGCCGCACCATCGGCGGCGTCCTGGACAGCGTGGAACGGTCCTACACCGGGGCCAGCGCGTTGTGGCCGGGGCCCTGGCGCCTGTAG